The DNA window ATCCTCGCGACAGTCTTCGATGAAGCGATGGTCTGGGCCGCCACCTGGAGCGGCAAGCGCTTCTGCCTCTGTGGCGAGATGACCGTCCGCTTTCGCCAGCCGGCCCTGGTCGGCATGAACCTGACTTTCGCGGCGAGTATCGAAACCGCCCGGTCGCGCATCATCACCACCACCGCGACGGCGCACGACGACGCCGGCACCCTGATCGCCGAGGCATCGGCGAAGTACGTTCCTTTACCGCCCGACAAGAACCGCGAATTTGTCGCGACGCTGGTGGACGAAGCATCGACACGCGACGCCGCGAGAAGATTCCACGAACTTTCGTAGGGTGGGCTTCAGCCCACCGCAATACTTTCGAATGCAACAACCTGTTCACTCGCAAGGCGGCTGGCGTTCTCCAATCGCGTGTCGCTAAAACGCGCTCCCGCCCCCATCCAGCAAACCCGCTCCGTCACACCTCCCGGCTCCGACGGGTTGCGGTGGGCTGAAGCCCACCCTACAAAAGAGGCATGCTCGACCGCGTACTGGACACCATCGATTCCCGCAAAGACCAATCCCTC is part of the Humisphaera borealis genome and encodes:
- a CDS encoding PaaI family thioesterase codes for the protein MSISRSTSAIELPHTAGCLVCGRENPHGLHLHLYVDPATGVVTTRFAPGPNHIGFTGVAHGGILATVFDEAMVWAATWSGKRFCLCGEMTVRFRQPALVGMNLTFAASIETARSRIITTTATAHDDAGTLIAEASAKYVPLPPDKNREFVATLVDEASTRDAARRFHELS